A single genomic interval of Streptomyces sp. BA2 harbors:
- the nirB gene encoding nitrite reductase large subunit NirB — protein sequence MPTDTTPRPGARENTIVLVGHGMVGQRFLEAIAARGLTDTHRVVVLCEEPRPAYDRVQLTSYFAGRTPDELSLTDPEFIEKHGIELYVGDPAESVDRDAKTVTARSGQTFAYDTLVLATGSFPFVPPVPGKDTTGCFVYRTIEDLLAIEEYAKTYAKTGAVVGGGLLGLEAAGALRGLGLDTHVVEFAPRLMPVQVDEGGGAALLRTITGMGLTVHTGVGTQEIVSSEGAVSGMKLSDGSELATDLVVFSAGVRPRDQLARDCGLPVGERGGITVDEQCRTSDPAVYAIGECALASDGRVYGLVAPGYEMAETVAAAIATEESSFTGADLSTKLKLLGVDVASFGDAHGATPNCLDVVYSDSRSGTYKKLVIGTGGELLGGVLVGDAESYGVLRPMTGSVPPVSPEQLVLPAGAGGPVSIGPSSLPDSAVICSCHNVTKGSIRGAVTEHSCTTVPEVKKCTKAGTGCGSCVKVLGQLVNDELEASGVEVDKGLCGCFAQTRQELYEIVHTLGITSYRRLLDSHGRESARGTEGCETCKPTVGSIIASLAPTIGADGYVLEGEQASLQDTNDHFLANLQKNGSYSVVPRIPGGEITPDKLIVIGEVARDFGLYTKITGGQRIDMFGARVEQLPLIWSRLVDAGFESGHAYGKSLRTVKSCVGQTWCRYGVQDSVRMAIDLELRYRGLRSPHKLKSAVSGCARECAEAQSKDFGVIATSSGWNLYVGGNGGATPRHADLLAQDLSDAELVRLIDRFLMFYIRTADRLERTSTWLERIEGGLDHVRDVVVHDSLGLCDELEALMADHVAHYRDEWSETINDPERLARFVSFVNAPDVPDPTVSFVPERDQIKPDLPLLSIGSRPRDLEGAAS from the coding sequence ATGCCCACGGACACCACCCCCCGCCCCGGCGCGCGCGAGAACACCATCGTGCTGGTCGGGCACGGCATGGTCGGCCAGCGCTTCCTGGAGGCCATCGCCGCCCGCGGCCTCACCGACACGCACCGCGTGGTCGTCCTGTGCGAGGAGCCGCGGCCCGCTTACGACCGCGTACAGCTCACCTCGTATTTTGCGGGCCGCACGCCCGACGAACTCTCCCTCACCGACCCGGAGTTCATCGAGAAGCACGGCATCGAGCTGTACGTCGGCGATCCCGCCGAGAGCGTCGACCGTGACGCGAAGACCGTCACGGCGCGCTCCGGGCAGACCTTCGCCTACGACACCCTCGTCCTCGCGACCGGCTCCTTCCCCTTCGTGCCGCCGGTGCCGGGCAAGGACACCACCGGCTGTTTCGTCTACCGCACCATCGAGGACCTGCTCGCCATCGAGGAGTACGCGAAGACGTACGCCAAGACCGGCGCCGTCGTCGGCGGCGGGCTGCTCGGCCTTGAGGCGGCGGGCGCGCTGCGCGGCCTCGGACTCGACACGCATGTCGTCGAGTTCGCGCCGCGGCTGATGCCCGTACAGGTCGACGAGGGCGGCGGCGCCGCGCTCCTGCGCACCATCACCGGCATGGGCCTGACCGTGCACACGGGCGTCGGCACCCAGGAGATCGTCAGCTCGGAGGGCGCCGTCAGCGGGATGAAGCTGTCGGACGGGAGTGAACTCGCCACCGATCTCGTCGTGTTCTCCGCAGGTGTCCGGCCCCGTGACCAACTCGCCCGCGACTGCGGCCTTCCGGTGGGTGAGCGCGGCGGCATCACCGTCGACGAGCAGTGCCGCACCAGCGACCCGGCCGTGTACGCGATCGGCGAGTGCGCCCTGGCCTCGGACGGCCGGGTCTACGGACTCGTCGCACCCGGTTACGAGATGGCCGAGACCGTCGCCGCCGCGATCGCCACCGAGGAGTCGAGCTTCACCGGCGCCGACCTGTCGACCAAGCTGAAGCTCCTCGGCGTGGACGTCGCCTCCTTCGGTGACGCGCACGGCGCGACCCCCAACTGCCTGGACGTCGTCTACTCCGACTCGCGCTCGGGCACGTACAAGAAGCTGGTCATCGGCACGGGCGGCGAGCTGCTCGGCGGTGTCCTGGTCGGCGACGCGGAGTCGTACGGCGTGCTGCGGCCGATGACCGGGAGCGTGCCGCCGGTCTCGCCGGAGCAGCTGGTGCTCCCCGCGGGCGCGGGCGGCCCGGTGTCGATCGGCCCGTCCTCCCTGCCGGACTCCGCGGTCATCTGCTCCTGCCACAACGTCACCAAGGGCTCGATCCGCGGCGCCGTCACCGAGCACAGCTGCACCACCGTGCCCGAGGTCAAGAAGTGCACCAAGGCCGGTACGGGCTGCGGCAGTTGTGTGAAGGTGCTCGGCCAGCTGGTCAACGACGAGCTTGAGGCGTCGGGCGTCGAGGTCGACAAGGGCCTGTGCGGCTGCTTCGCCCAGACGCGCCAGGAGCTGTACGAGATCGTCCACACCCTGGGCATCACCTCCTACCGGCGGCTCCTGGACTCCCACGGCCGCGAGTCGGCCCGTGGCACGGAGGGCTGCGAGACCTGCAAGCCGACGGTCGGCTCGATCATCGCCTCGCTGGCCCCGACGATCGGCGCCGACGGCTACGTACTCGAAGGCGAGCAGGCCTCCCTCCAGGACACGAACGACCACTTCCTCGCCAACCTCCAGAAGAACGGCTCCTATTCGGTCGTGCCGCGCATCCCCGGCGGCGAGATCACCCCGGACAAGCTGATCGTGATCGGCGAGGTGGCACGGGACTTCGGGCTCTACACGAAGATCACCGGCGGTCAGCGCATCGACATGTTCGGCGCGCGCGTCGAGCAACTGCCCCTGATCTGGTCGCGGTTGGTGGACGCGGGCTTCGAGTCGGGCCACGCGTACGGCAAGTCGCTGCGGACGGTGAAGTCGTGCGTCGGGCAGACCTGGTGCCGCTACGGCGTGCAGGACTCGGTCCGGATGGCGATCGACCTGGAGCTGCGCTACCGGGGCCTGCGCTCGCCGCACAAGCTGAAGTCGGCCGTCTCCGGCTGCGCCCGCGAGTGCGCGGAGGCCCAGTCCAAGGACTTCGGCGTGATCGCCACCTCCAGCGGCTGGAACCTGTACGTGGGCGGCAACGGCGGCGCGACACCGCGCCACGCGGACCTGCTCGCGCAGGACCTGTCGGATGCCGAACTGGTGCGTCTCATCGACCGGTTCCTGATGTTCTACATCCGCACGGCGGACCGCCTGGAGCGCACTTCGACGTGGCTGGAGCGGATCGAGGGCGGCCTCGACCACGTACGGGACGTGGTCGTCCACGACTCGCTCGGCCTCTGCGACGAACTTGAGGCCCTGATGGCCGACCATGTCGCGCACTACCGCGACGAGTGGTCCGAGACCATCAACGACCCCGAGCGTCTCGCGCGGTTCGTGTCCTTCGTGAACGCGCCGGACGTCCCGGACCCGACCGTGAGCTTTGTCCCGGAACGGGACCAGATCAAGCCCGACCTGCCGCTGTTGTCCATCGGCTCCCGCCCCCGCGACCTGGAAGGTGCCGCATCCTGA
- a CDS encoding NAD(P)/FAD-dependent oxidoreductase, which translates to MTSSTPSPAPPVVVIGSGLAGVRLAQRLGGSGAAGAVLIGEEPHAPYNRVLLADVLSGRLDPEVIGLPPVPGEFLRTRAVRVDRADRLVHCADGSVVPYGTLVLATGSNPVLPPLRGLFEPGAAELPRGVHAFRTMDDCLALSEAVRPGTRVVVIGGGLLGVSAARALAVRGAQVVLTQQGDRLMERQLDPAASALVHRHLTELGVEVHTECRVRGVRQADGAVQSVELADGYVLGTDLTVLACGVRPRTGLAQAAGLDVRRGIVVDDQLRTSDPHIRAIGDCAEHSGEARCLAAPALEQADALADALISPRNARPYSGTRALTRLTLHNGRPGSAPLDLAAFGDPEHRPDDDVVQLADATRGTYRKVVVRGDRLVGGVLLGELTAVGALARAWEADDPLPDDGSPLLHLLTHDGGL; encoded by the coding sequence ATGACCTCATCGACCCCGAGCCCCGCGCCCCCCGTGGTGGTGATCGGCAGCGGCCTCGCCGGCGTCCGGCTCGCCCAGCGCCTCGGGGGAAGCGGCGCTGCCGGCGCCGTCCTCATCGGAGAGGAACCGCACGCCCCGTACAACCGCGTACTCCTCGCCGACGTCCTCTCGGGACGACTCGACCCCGAGGTCATCGGTCTTCCGCCCGTCCCCGGCGAGTTCCTCCGCACCCGCGCTGTCCGCGTCGACCGCGCGGACCGGCTCGTGCACTGCGCGGACGGCAGCGTCGTCCCGTACGGCACCCTCGTCCTCGCGACCGGTTCGAACCCCGTCCTTCCTCCCCTCCGCGGCCTCTTCGAGCCCGGCGCGGCCGAGCTGCCGCGCGGCGTGCACGCCTTCAGGACCATGGACGACTGCCTCGCCCTGTCCGAGGCCGTACGGCCCGGCACCCGCGTCGTCGTCATCGGCGGCGGACTGCTCGGCGTCTCGGCCGCCCGCGCGCTCGCCGTCCGCGGCGCCCAGGTCGTCCTCACCCAGCAGGGCGACCGGCTCATGGAGCGGCAGCTGGACCCCGCCGCGAGCGCACTCGTGCACCGGCACCTCACCGAGCTCGGGGTGGAGGTACACACCGAGTGCCGGGTGCGCGGCGTGCGGCAGGCCGACGGCGCCGTCCAATCCGTAGAGCTCGCCGACGGCTACGTACTCGGCACCGACCTCACCGTCCTCGCCTGCGGCGTCCGCCCCCGCACGGGCCTCGCGCAGGCCGCCGGCCTCGACGTACGCCGCGGCATCGTCGTCGACGACCAGCTGCGCACCTCCGACCCGCACATCCGCGCCATCGGCGACTGCGCCGAGCACTCCGGCGAGGCCCGCTGCCTCGCGGCGCCCGCGCTCGAACAGGCCGACGCCCTCGCGGATGCCTTGATCTCCCCGCGAAACGCGCGCCCCTACTCAGGCACCCGCGCCCTCACCCGCCTCACCCTGCACAACGGACGCCCCGGCTCCGCTCCCCTGGACCTGGCGGCCTTCGGCGACCCCGAGCACCGGCCCGACGACGACGTCGTCCAGCTCGCGGACGCCACCCGTGGCACGTACCGCAAGGTCGTCGTGCGCGGTGACCGGCTCGTCGGCGGCGTGCTGCTCGGTGAGCTGACCGCCGTCGGCGCGCTCGCCCGCGCCTGGGAGGCCGACGACCCGCTGCCCGACGACGGCAGCCCCCTGCTCCACCTGCTCACACACGACGGAGGCCTCTGA
- a CDS encoding ferredoxin reductase family protein, protein MTTDVADSRGPQVPPMPQAPPRPRAATATPVPPIRVTPAALRNGILAVALAVTVLWAVQVEPSARLDVLFATGAHLTGLLAGYGVLVMLFLMARVPAVEHGVGADRLARLHSLGGRYVLTLCLGHALLALCGYAAHADTDLLSATLDLLGYPGLALAVVGTSLLMAVGVTSARAMRRRVPHETWRAVHLLTYLGAALGFVHQLAGPDVAGGILTVWAWSMLHATVAVLLVWYRVVVPVRQALKHSLRVIDVRDEGPGVVSVVMQGIGLDGLRAEPGQFFRWRFLRRRLWRTALPFSLSAPVRDDTLRITVKAIGDHTRRMRRLKPGTRVLATGPFGALTAHRRTKRKVLLLAGGTGITPMRALFETLPGGPGDITLLYRAGSAEQLVLREELEGIARSRGAGLHYLLGRSDASFDPLAPQVLRNLIPDLAEHDVYLCGPPGMASSATAALVRAGVPEERIHAECFTF, encoded by the coding sequence GTGACCACCGACGTAGCCGATTCCCGCGGGCCGCAGGTTCCGCCGATGCCACAGGCGCCCCCGCGGCCCCGGGCCGCCACCGCCACCCCCGTCCCCCCGATCCGCGTCACCCCCGCCGCCCTGCGCAACGGAATCCTCGCCGTGGCCCTCGCCGTCACCGTGCTCTGGGCCGTGCAGGTCGAGCCATCGGCCCGGCTCGACGTGCTGTTCGCGACCGGCGCCCACCTCACCGGACTGCTCGCCGGGTACGGCGTCCTCGTCATGCTCTTCCTGATGGCCCGCGTGCCCGCCGTCGAACACGGCGTCGGCGCCGACCGGCTCGCCCGGCTGCACTCCCTCGGCGGTCGCTACGTACTCACCCTCTGCCTGGGTCACGCCCTGCTCGCCCTGTGCGGATACGCCGCCCACGCCGACACCGACCTCCTCAGCGCCACCCTCGACCTGCTCGGTTATCCAGGGCTCGCCCTCGCCGTCGTCGGTACGTCCCTGCTCATGGCCGTCGGCGTCACATCGGCGCGCGCGATGCGGCGCCGCGTCCCGCACGAGACCTGGCGTGCCGTGCATCTGCTGACCTACCTCGGCGCGGCGCTCGGCTTCGTGCACCAGCTCGCGGGGCCCGACGTGGCGGGCGGCATCCTGACGGTGTGGGCGTGGTCGATGCTGCACGCCACGGTGGCGGTGCTGCTCGTCTGGTACCGCGTCGTCGTGCCCGTGCGGCAGGCGCTGAAGCACAGCCTGCGCGTCATCGACGTACGCGACGAAGGGCCCGGTGTCGTATCGGTCGTGATGCAGGGCATCGGGCTCGACGGACTCAGGGCCGAACCGGGACAGTTCTTCCGCTGGCGCTTCCTGCGGCGCAGGCTCTGGCGCACCGCGCTGCCGTTCTCGCTGTCCGCGCCCGTGCGCGACGACACCCTCCGGATCACCGTGAAGGCCATCGGCGACCACACGCGGCGGATGCGGCGCCTGAAGCCGGGGACGCGGGTGCTCGCCACGGGGCCCTTCGGGGCGCTGACCGCGCATCGGCGTACGAAGCGGAAGGTGCTGCTGCTCGCGGGCGGCACGGGGATCACCCCGATGCGGGCGCTGTTCGAGACGTTGCCGGGCGGGCCCGGGGACATCACGCTCCTCTACCGGGCCGGCAGCGCGGAGCAGCTCGTACTGCGGGAGGAGCTGGAGGGGATCGCCCGGAGCAGGGGAGCGGGGCTGCACTATCTGCTCGGGCGGTCCGACGCCTCCTTCGATCCGCTCGCCCCGCAGGTCTTGCGCAACCTCATCCCCGACCTCGCCGAGCACGACGTGTATCTGTGCGGGCCGCCCGGGATGGCTTCGTCCGCCACCGCCGCGCTCGTACGGGCCGGGGTGCCCGAGGAGCGCATCCACGCCGAGTGCTTCACCTTCTGA
- a CDS encoding sulfite exporter TauE/SafE family protein, translating to MPDISLTTVVVLCVAALAAGWIDAVVGGGGLLLLPALLLGLPGSTPAAHALGTNKAVAIVGTTGAAVTYVRKTPVDVPTAVRIGLAALAGSMGGAFFAAGMSTEVLKPVIMVVLVGVGAFVIFRPAFGTAPSAHPASPKRILAAIGLAGLGIGFYDGLIGPGTGTFLVLALTAVLHLDLVAASATAKIVNCCTNAGALAMFAWQGAVLWQLAGLMAVFNLAGGMLGAHTALKKGSGFVRIVLLTTVFGLVAKMAYEQWLA from the coding sequence ATGCCTGACATATCGCTGACCACCGTCGTCGTCCTCTGCGTCGCCGCTCTCGCGGCCGGCTGGATCGACGCCGTGGTCGGCGGAGGCGGTCTCCTGCTGCTTCCCGCGCTGCTGCTCGGGCTGCCGGGATCGACCCCGGCCGCTCACGCCCTCGGGACGAACAAGGCCGTCGCCATCGTCGGGACGACCGGCGCCGCGGTGACGTACGTCAGGAAGACACCCGTCGACGTGCCGACCGCCGTACGGATCGGTCTCGCCGCGCTCGCCGGGTCCATGGGCGGCGCCTTCTTCGCCGCCGGTATGAGCACCGAGGTGCTCAAGCCTGTGATCATGGTGGTGCTCGTCGGTGTCGGCGCCTTCGTCATCTTCAGGCCCGCCTTCGGCACCGCGCCGTCCGCCCACCCCGCGTCGCCCAAGCGCATCCTCGCCGCCATCGGCCTCGCGGGCCTCGGCATCGGGTTCTACGACGGGCTCATCGGGCCCGGCACCGGCACCTTCCTGGTGCTCGCGCTGACCGCCGTGCTCCACCTCGACCTGGTGGCCGCGTCCGCCACCGCCAAGATCGTCAACTGCTGCACCAACGCGGGCGCCCTCGCGATGTTCGCCTGGCAGGGCGCGGTCCTGTGGCAACTTGCCGGACTGATGGCCGTCTTCAACCTCGCGGGCGGCATGCTCGGCGCGCACACCGCGCTCAAGAAGGGCAGCGGCTTCGTGCGGATCGTGCTGCTCACCACCGTGTTCGGGCTCGTGGCGAAGATGGCGTACGAGCAGTGGCTCGCCTAG
- a CDS encoding class F sortase yields the protein MLNSAIGTVTVLALCSGAWLLHNGTASHPPPQPSAAQAASAHPRSGRAPAATALPPSPPDRIRIPAIRVDAPLMGLGLTRQGSLDVPPPKKTNLAGWYESGTTPGEKGTAIVAGHVDNADGPSVFYDLGGLTRGRTIEVERRDGSVAVFTVDANEVYDAKDFPDEKVYGAADRPELRVITCGGDYSRKTGYQGNVVVFAHLTSVR from the coding sequence ATCCTCAACTCCGCCATAGGCACGGTCACCGTCCTGGCCCTGTGCTCCGGCGCGTGGCTGCTGCACAACGGCACCGCGTCCCATCCACCGCCCCAGCCGTCCGCCGCGCAGGCCGCCTCGGCACATCCGCGCTCCGGCCGCGCTCCGGCCGCCACGGCGCTCCCCCCGTCCCCGCCCGACCGGATCCGCATCCCCGCGATCCGGGTCGACGCGCCCCTCATGGGGCTCGGCCTCACGCGGCAGGGCAGCCTCGACGTACCGCCGCCGAAGAAGACGAACCTCGCGGGCTGGTACGAGTCGGGGACGACGCCCGGCGAGAAGGGCACGGCCATCGTGGCGGGACACGTCGACAACGCCGATGGGCCGTCCGTCTTCTACGACCTGGGAGGTCTGACCAGGGGCCGCACCATCGAGGTCGAGCGCAGGGACGGCAGTGTCGCGGTGTTCACGGTAGACGCGAACGAGGTCTACGACGCGAAGGACTTCCCGGACGAGAAGGTGTACGGGGCGGCGGACCGGCCGGAGCTGCGGGTGATCACGTGCGGCGGCGACTATTCGAGGAAGACGGGCTATCAGGGCAACGTGGTGGTGTTCGCGCACCTGACGAGCGTGCGCTGA
- the nirD gene encoding nitrite reductase small subunit NirD, with protein sequence MSIQLRLEDDWFEVCDRAHLQPGRGIAALLPDGRQAALFIDREGRAYAIDNRDPFTGASVLSRGLLGAAAGRPFVASPLLKQRFDLETGKCLDDDSVAVETHRVRLA encoded by the coding sequence ATGAGCATTCAACTCCGCCTGGAAGACGACTGGTTCGAGGTCTGCGACCGCGCACACCTCCAGCCGGGCCGCGGCATCGCCGCCCTGCTCCCCGACGGCCGCCAGGCCGCGCTCTTCATCGACCGCGAGGGCCGCGCGTACGCGATCGACAACCGCGACCCGTTCACGGGCGCCTCGGTGCTCTCGCGCGGCCTGCTCGGCGCGGCGGCGGGCCGGCCGTTCGTCGCGTCGCCGCTCCTGAAGCAGCGGTTCGACCTGGAGACGGGCAAGTGCCTCGACGACGATTCGGTGGCGGTGGAGACGCACCGGGTCCGGCTGGCGTAG